Proteins encoded by one window of Paraburkholderia terrae:
- a CDS encoding transporter: MDHSKNLRARASTLFASALALMALTLAGCAVVDRSAPPAIAKTDSLAILPIANNTETPQAGQRAASIAQSLLASYGFTNLSRYPASADDETLFDAAKPDAQQNALNWARQQNARYALTGAVNEWRYKVGVDGEPAVGLTFDVIDVQTGKVVWTGTGSRTGWSRDAVSGVAQKLERDLLSPLAR; the protein is encoded by the coding sequence ATGGACCACAGCAAGAACCTTCGCGCACGCGCGTCGACGTTGTTTGCATCAGCGTTGGCGTTGATGGCGCTCACGCTCGCGGGCTGCGCCGTCGTTGATCGCAGCGCGCCGCCCGCGATCGCGAAGACCGACAGCCTCGCGATTCTGCCTATCGCGAACAACACCGAGACGCCGCAGGCGGGGCAGCGTGCGGCGTCGATTGCCCAGAGCCTGCTCGCGTCCTACGGCTTCACGAATCTGTCGCGCTACCCGGCGAGCGCCGACGACGAAACGCTGTTCGACGCCGCGAAGCCGGACGCGCAGCAGAACGCGCTGAACTGGGCGCGCCAGCAGAATGCGCGCTATGCGCTGACGGGTGCCGTCAACGAATGGCGCTATAAGGTCGGCGTGGACGGCGAGCCGGCCGTGGGCCTCACCTTCGATGTAATCGACGTGCAGACGGGCAAGGTCGTGTGGACGGGCACGGGCAGCCGCACCGGCTGGAGCCGCGATGCCGTATCGGGCGTTGCGCAGAAGCTGGAGCGCGATCTGCTGTCGCCGCTCGCGCGGTGA
- a CDS encoding bifunctional glycoside hydrolase 114/ polysaccharide deacetylase family protein: MTPSELHRYLREIIFAFMRVCLAVCTARLQRIGRPGFLVIALVLPFHSAFADDITPSVTQPSFALYYGKSPPVEMLSAFDAAVVEPDSGFDPLAHRLPHTTWFAYASVGEVLPSRSYYADLPKSWLAGHNEAWASRVIDQSQPEWPAFFVEHVIKPLWDKGYRGFFLDTMDSWQLVAKTDEARAGQIQGLANVIRAIKTRYPDAKLIFNRGFEILPQVHDLVYAVAFESLYRSWDQSKQRYTEVSEQDRAWLLGQARTIREQYHLPVISIDYCAPADRACQQDTVAKIRAQGIVPYVTDGALATMGVGAVEPAKRRILVIQDPPRRTDLNVSPGVRFLAMPLNYLGYRIDYRDARDPMPEGDLRDRYAAIVLWLEGQVPNSKAYRDWLTAQIDAKIPVAVFTTFGTQMDADLAKKLDLETVAGAPSNGKLDVESYDPKMMGFEMKPHPLARDFTPIRVGPHSRSLLRLRSGDFVIDGAGITPWGGYAMRPFGVYELDAVNQARWVAQPIEFLGAALRLNHDMPVPDTTTENGRRLLMSHIDGDGFASRAEYTNYTPPNSDITPQYSGDMLYALLRDSGMPTTVSLIEGEVSDEGPFKSFAPHLRTIGRQIFELPNVEVATHTYTHPLQWMRVTGLGVSDTRDTPTEGSSQTNSSGLSIDIPGYRFNIDREIKGSIDYIDRNVAPTSKPVRMVLWSGDCQVPSPVLKAAYEAGVLNLNGGDTLITKRFPSWTAIAPLGVMKNGYYQIFAPNQNEELYTDLWHGPFYGFSRVLETFAMTDKPIRFKPMDIYYHMFTGTKYASMKALQQIFDTVLRQPVTPVFTSEYARKVLDWLDTSISQEPGSNVWVVRNEANLRTVRLPAGKVPDMSNATGVAGYLPGPGGTYVHLTGDGTARFAVIDQSAAHAVPYLAEANGMLDHFVRTRNGFSFDLRSHVAPMFRIANAGACRVTKRPVIGTTNDYRQLHVDVACDT; encoded by the coding sequence ATGACGCCAAGCGAATTGCATCGTTATTTGAGGGAAATCATTTTCGCATTCATGCGAGTGTGCCTGGCGGTTTGCACCGCGCGTTTGCAGCGAATTGGCAGGCCAGGTTTTCTTGTCATTGCACTGGTATTGCCCTTTCATTCTGCCTTTGCCGACGACATCACCCCGTCCGTCACGCAACCTTCATTTGCGCTCTATTACGGCAAGTCCCCGCCCGTAGAAATGCTTTCTGCATTCGACGCAGCCGTCGTCGAACCCGATAGCGGTTTCGATCCGCTTGCGCATCGCTTGCCGCATACCACGTGGTTCGCTTATGCGAGCGTCGGCGAAGTGCTGCCCTCGCGCAGCTATTACGCCGATCTGCCGAAGAGCTGGCTGGCGGGACACAACGAAGCATGGGCATCGCGCGTGATCGATCAAAGCCAGCCCGAATGGCCCGCGTTCTTTGTCGAGCATGTCATCAAGCCGCTTTGGGACAAAGGTTATCGGGGCTTCTTTCTCGACACGATGGATTCGTGGCAACTCGTTGCGAAGACGGACGAAGCACGCGCTGGGCAGATACAAGGACTGGCCAATGTGATTCGCGCGATCAAAACGCGCTATCCCGATGCAAAGCTGATCTTCAATCGCGGCTTCGAGATTCTTCCGCAGGTACACGACCTCGTGTATGCGGTTGCGTTCGAATCGCTGTATCGCAGCTGGGATCAATCGAAGCAGCGCTATACGGAAGTCTCCGAACAGGACCGCGCATGGCTGCTCGGACAGGCGAGGACGATACGCGAGCAATATCACCTCCCCGTCATCTCGATCGACTATTGCGCGCCCGCCGATCGCGCTTGCCAGCAGGACACCGTCGCGAAGATCAGGGCGCAAGGCATCGTGCCTTACGTCACAGACGGCGCGCTGGCGACGATGGGCGTCGGCGCCGTCGAGCCCGCCAAACGTCGTATTCTCGTGATCCAGGACCCACCGCGGCGCACGGACCTGAACGTGTCGCCGGGCGTGCGTTTTCTGGCGATGCCGCTCAACTACCTTGGCTACCGGATCGACTATCGCGATGCGCGCGACCCGATGCCCGAAGGCGATCTTCGCGACCGCTATGCGGCCATCGTGCTATGGCTCGAGGGCCAGGTGCCGAACAGCAAGGCGTATCGCGACTGGCTCACCGCGCAGATCGACGCGAAGATTCCCGTTGCCGTGTTCACGACATTCGGCACGCAGATGGACGCCGATCTCGCGAAGAAACTCGATCTCGAAACGGTGGCCGGCGCGCCGTCTAACGGCAAGCTCGACGTCGAATCGTACGACCCGAAGATGATGGGCTTCGAAATGAAGCCGCATCCGCTGGCGCGGGATTTCACGCCGATCCGCGTCGGTCCCCATAGCCGTTCGCTGCTGCGGCTGCGCTCGGGCGACTTCGTGATCGACGGCGCGGGCATCACGCCGTGGGGCGGCTATGCGATGCGCCCGTTCGGCGTGTACGAGCTGGATGCCGTTAATCAGGCGCGCTGGGTTGCGCAACCCATCGAATTTCTGGGCGCTGCGTTGCGCCTGAACCATGACATGCCCGTGCCGGACACGACGACAGAAAACGGCCGGCGCCTGCTGATGTCGCATATCGACGGCGACGGGTTTGCCTCGCGCGCCGAGTACACCAACTACACGCCGCCCAACTCCGACATCACGCCGCAATACTCGGGCGACATGCTGTATGCGCTGTTGCGCGACTCCGGCATGCCCACCACCGTCTCGCTGATCGAGGGCGAGGTAAGCGACGAAGGCCCGTTCAAAAGCTTCGCGCCGCACCTGCGCACGATCGGCAGACAGATCTTCGAGTTGCCGAATGTCGAAGTCGCAACCCATACCTACACGCACCCGCTGCAATGGATGCGCGTCACGGGCCTGGGCGTCTCCGACACGCGCGACACGCCGACGGAAGGCAGCAGCCAGACGAACAGCAGCGGCCTGTCCATCGACATTCCCGGCTACCGGTTCAATATCGACCGCGAGATCAAAGGCTCGATCGACTATATCGACCGCAACGTCGCGCCAACGTCGAAGCCCGTGCGCATGGTGTTGTGGAGCGGCGATTGCCAGGTGCCCTCGCCCGTTCTTAAGGCGGCGTACGAAGCGGGTGTGCTTAACCTGAACGGCGGCGACACGCTGATCACGAAGCGCTTTCCAAGCTGGACGGCGATTGCGCCGCTCGGCGTGATGAAGAACGGCTACTACCAGATATTCGCGCCCAACCAGAACGAAGAGCTGTATACGGACCTGTGGCATGGCCCGTTCTATGGCTTCTCGCGCGTGCTCGAAACTTTCGCGATGACGGACAAGCCGATTCGCTTCAAGCCGATGGACATCTACTACCACATGTTCACGGGCACGAAGTACGCGTCGATGAAAGCGCTGCAGCAGATCTTCGATACCGTGCTCAGGCAACCCGTCACGCCCGTCTTCACCTCTGAATACGCGCGCAAGGTGCTCGACTGGCTCGACACCAGCATCTCTCAGGAGCCGGGCAGCAACGTCTGGGTCGTGCGTAACGAAGCGAATCTGCGCACCGTGCGGCTTCCCGCCGGCAAGGTGCCCGACATGTCGAACGCGACGGGTGTCGCGGGCTATCTGCCGGGACCGGGCGGCACCTATGTGCATCTGACGGGCGACGGCACCGCGCGCTTCGCCGTAATCGACCAGTCGGCGGCACACGCTGTGCCCTATCTCGCCGAAGCCAACGGCATGCTCGACCACTTCGTGCGCACGCGCAACGGCTTTTCGTTCGATCTGCGCTCGCACGTCGCGCCGATGTTCCGCATCGCCAACGCCGGCGCATGCCGCGTGACGAAGCGCCCCGTGATCGGTACCACCAACGACTATCGTCAACTGCATGTCGACGTCGCCTGCGACACCTGA
- a CDS encoding cation:proton antiporter, giving the protein MDEETVWWYLIVGGVLIFMGVAATTFKRLPLSAAMFYLAIGYALGPSGLGLLQLDLARDAHILRPVTEVALLVSLFAIGLRLRLPLFAPMWTLPLRLGFVAMVLTIPLLTLVGVLLLDLDWGPSLLLAAILAPTDPVLAHDVGVQDSDDLDLLRFSLSGEGGLNDGIALPFVLLGLALCTSGAPHGNEASGWRIAFEAIAGIPGGLVIGGLLGWMTTKSVAWLRTRHAQALGLEGFFALGLIGLAYGAALLVHCNGFVAVFAAGVAMRGVEHRASGSRSAREAIGTVDSEDVVATASDPRKAHAFMAESVLGFTIELERIAEVVVMMIVGNVLATSGASLFTWQSAVLIAALFIVVRPLAVEASLLGSNAAHAQRRLMSWFGIRGIGSFYYLALALESMQQRHMQDLLPLVPLTLAVITSSVIVHGISATPLMNWYHRIRKPDR; this is encoded by the coding sequence ATGGACGAAGAGACTGTCTGGTGGTATCTGATCGTTGGCGGCGTGCTGATTTTCATGGGCGTCGCCGCCACGACGTTCAAGCGACTGCCGTTGTCCGCGGCGATGTTCTACCTCGCCATCGGCTATGCGCTCGGGCCGTCCGGTCTCGGGCTGCTGCAACTCGACCTCGCCCGCGACGCGCACATACTGCGCCCCGTCACGGAAGTCGCATTGCTCGTCTCGCTGTTCGCGATCGGGCTGCGTCTGCGGCTGCCGCTCTTCGCGCCCATGTGGACCTTGCCGCTGCGGCTCGGCTTCGTCGCGATGGTGTTGACGATACCGCTGCTCACCCTCGTCGGCGTATTGCTGCTCGATCTCGACTGGGGTCCGTCGTTACTGCTCGCGGCCATCCTTGCACCGACCGACCCCGTGCTCGCGCATGATGTGGGCGTCCAGGATTCCGACGATCTCGACCTGCTGCGCTTTTCGCTATCGGGCGAAGGCGGACTGAACGACGGCATCGCGTTGCCGTTCGTGCTATTGGGACTCGCCCTATGCACGTCCGGCGCGCCGCACGGAAACGAGGCGAGCGGCTGGCGCATCGCATTCGAAGCGATCGCGGGGATTCCCGGCGGCCTCGTGATAGGCGGCCTGCTCGGCTGGATGACCACCAAGTCCGTCGCATGGTTACGCACGCGGCACGCACAGGCACTCGGCCTCGAAGGCTTTTTTGCGCTAGGACTGATTGGCCTCGCTTACGGCGCCGCCCTGCTTGTACACTGCAACGGCTTCGTTGCCGTCTTTGCAGCGGGCGTTGCGATGCGCGGCGTCGAGCATCGTGCAAGCGGCAGCCGGTCGGCGCGCGAAGCGATCGGCACCGTCGATTCGGAAGACGTCGTCGCGACGGCCTCCGATCCGCGCAAGGCCCACGCCTTCATGGCCGAATCGGTGCTCGGCTTCACCATCGAACTGGAACGCATCGCCGAAGTCGTCGTAATGATGATCGTCGGCAACGTGCTCGCGACTTCCGGCGCATCGCTTTTCACGTGGCAAAGCGCGGTACTGATCGCGGCGCTCTTTATCGTGGTGAGACCACTCGCCGTCGAGGCATCATTGCTCGGGTCGAATGCCGCGCATGCGCAGCGCCGCTTGATGAGCTGGTTCGGCATTCGCGGCATCGGGTCTTTCTATTACCTTGCGCTCGCACTGGAGTCGATGCAGCAACGTCACATGCAAGACCTGCTTCCCCTCGTGCCGTTGACGCTCGCCGTCATCACTTCTTCTGTCATCGTGCATGGCATAAGCGCAACGCCATTGATGAACTGGTATCACCGCATCCGAAAACCGGATCGGTAA
- a CDS encoding tetratricopeptide repeat protein, translated as MSTSPATPERQRLFSPAVILVLGLLVGVMLALAFPRERIESRLLEGAKVDSLTIAYLEAWLRVDPNNAEVLSELTREYLKGQRISDATRILDRLSRSNDPNARQSALAIRVSLAQQRLYSLKPNDPARPKRMRELDALLHEALGYKWDIEQLKMLAQQARGLSDNDLAARYYTLLAQSDRAHAREWLAELAQTQLGNQQHRAAADAWFAVQAQATTLDEKRAAFIAGLRALQSGNDMPATMQAADQHIGDLADDPETLRFLANLALAAGRPDLASKYVKRLMKMSALDHEQALARRASFVPKRAADPGTVEHRTTRGVWLRAVWYRPHPSRGAALRHALNNASNTRTTARVVRIATTAPAAVPLTPTPTSDAAESDYELAYRVFLANGDVANAQRIAQTAVDRDPQSIPWRERLAQVAEWNRRQDIALANYAVIAKMRGTDDDWKKVARLAPGLNDNTAMLAVTLHQADQQPGNLKLLDAVVFSYERIADPDSALSFLRTRFNGPLRRQAMERYAQVAERKGDDDLALRTWRDLEREYGPNAAYGLKIGTMLYTRTQFDAALAAMNEAKRGAPASNDEFWRFYSLLADSNQNTRDARLGYRQLIVGGKADAQDYEVMTNFFNDSPLDAGRLAEYAYRHGGPPRMLSEALYGYQRAHAWGRIRILLASLTPEQLKAAEQSATFLLARAEYERQTGANDAALRDIERAAALDPNNSEARAAYIWVLNERGTDAALLAALRRHAGDAESDPQLWPAYGAAWLRLGDGRKALHYLHKQAAQAQQSPLWRLTFADALELTGRVDEAWRVRKQVWLELARRRRDPSKAAPLPAAEQDDLRGRYVALTQLYAGGDRSRAVLIDLLRADRNGAGDNQAAASELGDIGQLPPAKQDEIRKSQRLYSAIAREAAISWAQNEEASDMERAWLEKQYIDDSQRPIYAEAQLAINDGDVNELSRLLDTLPDLIPRQARADAQALTGRTSAAQTSAVDSLTREPNDEVMQAMAREQLLSNAQALAGAFRYVDQGSLRFTEESATGSVRLTPSQNLQFRYQQRDQTVDGSQLAYAPKHDRLAEAIYGHKGQYDEEHVTLGRRNALEDFTTARVEGTYNVSQRLTLTYALGYNQAATESTQLTVGGTKDLATLGFNYRLDPHWFGGARYEYARFHGQDRSYLGNGSLVEANFGYKIKADYPDYTIRAVFAHGQYNATGTPGEPLRVLLPQNTPFTAASFMPQTFTQGGLLFSFGDDLPEQYSKAWRPIFAGGPIRDSRAGWSGQAELGLAGSVFGNDQMLLYGAYQGVSSNHSTSVKEVGVRYRYLY; from the coding sequence ATGTCGACGTCGCCTGCGACACCTGAGCGGCAGCGGCTCTTTTCGCCCGCCGTGATTCTCGTGCTCGGCCTGCTGGTCGGCGTGATGCTGGCGCTCGCCTTTCCGCGCGAGAGAATTGAATCGCGGCTGCTCGAAGGCGCCAAGGTCGACAGTCTCACGATCGCCTATCTCGAAGCATGGCTGCGCGTCGATCCGAACAACGCGGAAGTGCTCTCCGAACTTACGCGTGAATACCTGAAGGGGCAGCGCATCTCGGATGCGACGCGCATCCTCGACCGTCTATCGCGCTCCAACGATCCGAACGCGCGACAAAGCGCGCTGGCCATTCGCGTGTCGCTCGCGCAGCAACGTCTGTATTCACTGAAACCGAACGATCCAGCGCGGCCCAAGCGCATGCGCGAACTCGATGCGCTGCTGCACGAAGCGCTCGGCTACAAGTGGGACATCGAGCAATTGAAGATGCTCGCGCAGCAGGCACGCGGGCTGAGCGACAACGATCTCGCCGCGCGCTACTACACGCTGCTCGCGCAGTCCGATCGGGCGCATGCGCGCGAGTGGCTGGCCGAGCTCGCGCAAACGCAGCTGGGCAACCAGCAGCATCGCGCCGCCGCCGATGCGTGGTTCGCGGTGCAAGCGCAAGCCACCACGCTTGACGAGAAGCGTGCCGCGTTCATCGCCGGATTGCGCGCGCTGCAATCGGGCAACGACATGCCGGCGACGATGCAGGCGGCCGATCAGCATATCGGCGATCTTGCCGATGATCCTGAAACACTGCGCTTTCTCGCCAATCTCGCGCTGGCTGCGGGGCGTCCCGATCTGGCGTCGAAGTACGTGAAGCGATTGATGAAGATGTCCGCGCTGGATCATGAGCAGGCGCTTGCGCGGCGTGCGTCGTTCGTGCCGAAGCGCGCGGCGGACCCAGGCACCGTCGAGCATCGCACGACGCGTGGCGTGTGGCTGCGCGCGGTGTGGTATCGGCCGCACCCTTCGCGCGGCGCGGCGCTACGTCACGCGCTAAACAATGCTTCCAACACTCGAACCACAGCCCGCGTCGTACGCATTGCAACGACAGCACCCGCTGCTGTCCCACTGACACCGACGCCCACGAGCGACGCAGCCGAGTCCGATTACGAACTCGCGTATCGCGTGTTCCTCGCGAACGGCGACGTCGCGAACGCGCAGCGCATCGCGCAAACAGCCGTCGACCGCGATCCGCAGTCGATCCCATGGCGCGAGCGTCTCGCGCAAGTCGCGGAATGGAACCGGCGTCAGGACATCGCGCTCGCCAACTACGCCGTCATCGCGAAGATGCGCGGCACCGACGACGACTGGAAGAAGGTCGCGCGTCTCGCGCCCGGACTCAACGACAACACCGCGATGCTCGCCGTCACGCTGCATCAGGCTGACCAGCAGCCGGGCAATCTGAAGCTGCTCGATGCCGTCGTCTTCTCGTACGAACGCATCGCCGATCCCGATTCCGCGTTGAGCTTTCTGCGCACGCGCTTCAATGGCCCGTTGCGCCGCCAGGCCATGGAACGTTATGCGCAAGTCGCCGAACGCAAGGGCGACGACGATCTCGCGCTACGCACATGGCGCGATCTCGAACGCGAATACGGGCCGAACGCAGCCTACGGGTTGAAGATCGGCACGATGCTGTATACGCGCACGCAGTTCGACGCGGCGCTCGCGGCGATGAATGAAGCGAAGCGCGGCGCGCCCGCGTCGAACGATGAATTCTGGCGCTTCTACTCGCTGCTCGCCGACTCGAACCAGAACACGCGCGATGCGAGACTTGGCTATCGCCAGTTGATCGTGGGCGGCAAGGCCGATGCGCAAGACTACGAGGTGATGACGAACTTCTTCAACGACTCGCCGCTCGACGCGGGCCGCCTAGCGGAATACGCGTATCGTCATGGCGGGCCGCCGCGGATGCTGTCGGAAGCGTTGTACGGCTATCAGCGCGCGCACGCGTGGGGCCGCATCAGGATCTTGCTCGCCTCCCTCACGCCCGAACAACTCAAGGCCGCCGAGCAGTCGGCCACGTTCCTGCTCGCACGCGCCGAATACGAACGGCAGACGGGCGCCAACGATGCCGCGCTGCGCGACATCGAGCGCGCCGCCGCGCTCGATCCGAATAACTCGGAAGCGCGCGCGGCCTACATCTGGGTGCTGAACGAGCGCGGCACGGATGCCGCCCTGCTCGCCGCGCTGCGCCGTCATGCGGGCGACGCGGAGAGCGATCCGCAGCTATGGCCCGCGTACGGCGCGGCATGGTTGCGGCTCGGCGACGGGCGCAAGGCGCTGCATTATCTCCACAAGCAGGCCGCGCAAGCGCAGCAAAGCCCGTTGTGGCGTCTCACGTTCGCGGACGCACTGGAACTGACCGGCCGCGTCGATGAAGCGTGGCGAGTGCGCAAGCAGGTCTGGCTCGAACTGGCTCGCCGCCGGCGCGATCCGTCGAAAGCAGCGCCGTTGCCCGCCGCCGAGCAGGACGATCTGCGCGGCCGCTATGTCGCGCTCACGCAGTTGTACGCGGGCGGCGACCGCTCGCGCGCGGTGTTGATCGACCTGCTGCGCGCCGATCGCAACGGCGCGGGCGACAACCAGGCGGCTGCGTCCGAGCTTGGCGACATCGGCCAGTTGCCGCCCGCGAAGCAGGACGAGATCCGCAAGAGCCAGCGCCTCTATTCGGCCATCGCGCGCGAGGCGGCCATTTCCTGGGCGCAGAACGAAGAGGCGTCGGACATGGAGCGCGCCTGGCTCGAAAAGCAATATATCGACGACAGCCAGCGTCCCATCTACGCCGAAGCGCAACTCGCGATCAACGACGGCGACGTCAACGAACTGTCGCGCCTGCTCGACACGTTGCCCGATCTGATTCCGAGGCAGGCCCGCGCCGATGCGCAGGCACTCACGGGCCGCACGTCCGCCGCGCAAACCAGCGCAGTCGACTCGCTCACGCGCGAGCCCAATGACGAAGTGATGCAGGCGATGGCGCGCGAGCAACTGCTCAGCAATGCGCAGGCGCTGGCGGGCGCATTCCGCTATGTCGATCAGGGCTCGCTGCGCTTCACCGAGGAATCCGCGACGGGCAGCGTGCGCCTCACGCCCTCGCAGAACCTGCAGTTTCGCTACCAGCAGCGCGACCAGACCGTGGACGGCTCGCAACTCGCCTACGCGCCGAAACACGACCGCCTCGCGGAGGCGATCTATGGCCACAAGGGCCAATACGACGAAGAGCACGTCACGTTGGGCCGCCGCAATGCGCTCGAAGACTTCACGACGGCGCGCGTCGAAGGCACGTACAACGTCTCGCAGCGCCTCACGCTGACCTATGCGCTCGGCTACAACCAGGCCGCGACGGAATCGACGCAACTGACGGTGGGCGGCACTAAAGACCTTGCCACGCTCGGCTTCAATTACCGGCTCGATCCGCACTGGTTCGGCGGCGCGCGCTACGAGTACGCGCGCTTTCACGGCCAGGACCGTTCGTATCTGGGCAACGGCAGTCTCGTCGAAGCGAACTTCGGCTACAAGATCAAGGCCGATTACCCCGACTACACGATCCGCGCCGTCTTCGCACACGGTCAGTACAACGCGACGGGCACGCCGGGCGAGCCGCTGCGCGTGCTGCTGCCGCAGAACACGCCGTTCACGGCCGCGTCCTTCATGCCGCAGACCTTCACGCAAGGCGGCCTGCTGTTTTCGTTCGGCGACGATCTGCCCGAGCAGTATTCGAAAGCATGGCGGCCAATATTCGCGGGCGGCCCGATCCGCGATTCGCGCGCGGGCTGGTCGGGTCAGGCGGAACTCGGCCTGGCGGGCAGCGTCTTCGGCAACGATCAGATGCTGCTGTACGGCGCGTATCAGGGCGTCTCGTCGAATCATTCGACTTCCGTGAAGGAAGTCGGCGTGCGCTATCGGTATCTGTATTGA